In the Haloferula helveola genome, one interval contains:
- a CDS encoding BatD family protein, whose protein sequence is MFPRSPITRARRWLATALLLAASSLAHAQLEVRMSSQFLVKGEQAILEYVVEGALNPRARLTIPEVPNLSIRPVGYGAEPRMSFGRRREFVFSYAVTSYEPGTYTIPPAVLDSDGATTSSAPVKVRIYHETDLEWSTVDVGGTNMRYAAAFRTIDDQPFVKEVLPTELKIYLPANQRVEDWGIPEFERDGIAAWRFEPRPSLGRANLLGTSYYAVSYPSTLSPTRSGEVRLGPAKLRLMTVQTSVRDFGSAFYAPANLVISPLTLNARDLPGGAPEGFKDAVGKFELSVTASETEVREGDPVNVNIIVSGAGNLDTMDPPQPIDSEGWKLYPPSSVQLGERRAIQGAASFRQFMRPLRPQNAIPPFRLVYFDPETEEYVRLLSNSIPLKMLPSTNPAPGHRAVPMALPMPVEEMTDILGLVNTGAKLLPAGTDGLIAKWWQLIPAAIAVILFFRMLQLHWFPRFHKDPDEVARMRELRKLDRAPSDARGFYRATGHFVERWLGDREDPVTRDILAKRDQTCFTEEVEGESVSRSERQRVLRGLRKLALPVLVLLACLSPTLRAEDMPATEPADGEPDALAAYEQGSYGEAARIWLESGPYDRLPADTLYNIGNATYRLGVPGEAALYWRRALSRDETHAEARQNLRFFERKFGSIAIKRPDYQYTLAKLPLVAWKNFVWAGAWMLGLGLLVFPATRYGSRLRIVAIAAMVTSPLLTGAGICGWYYYPDDARFAPLAEQAVITADRASVRTDAARNAPLVIEAPAGSLCRVVSERGEWSYIAFTNDTRGWLQTSRIGKLIPEGDPVPPAIPAPTEDDKSA, encoded by the coding sequence ATGTTCCCGAGATCCCCGATCACCCGCGCCCGACGTTGGCTGGCCACTGCACTGCTGCTAGCCGCCAGTTCGCTCGCCCATGCCCAGCTTGAGGTGCGAATGTCTTCCCAGTTCCTGGTCAAGGGTGAGCAGGCGATCCTCGAGTATGTGGTGGAAGGCGCGCTGAATCCGCGGGCCCGCCTCACCATTCCCGAGGTTCCGAATCTCAGCATCCGTCCCGTCGGCTACGGCGCGGAACCGCGGATGAGCTTCGGCCGCCGCCGCGAGTTCGTTTTCAGCTATGCCGTGACCAGCTACGAACCGGGGACCTACACGATCCCTCCGGCCGTTCTCGACAGCGATGGTGCCACGACCTCCAGCGCGCCGGTCAAGGTGAGGATCTATCACGAGACGGACCTCGAGTGGTCGACTGTCGATGTCGGTGGAACCAACATGCGCTACGCTGCGGCTTTCCGCACGATCGACGACCAGCCTTTCGTCAAAGAGGTCCTGCCGACCGAACTCAAGATCTACCTTCCCGCGAACCAACGCGTCGAGGACTGGGGCATTCCGGAGTTCGAGCGTGACGGCATTGCGGCCTGGCGCTTCGAGCCGCGTCCGTCGCTCGGCCGTGCCAATCTACTCGGCACCAGCTACTACGCCGTGAGCTACCCCAGCACGTTGTCCCCTACCCGCTCCGGCGAAGTGCGGCTCGGGCCTGCGAAGCTCCGCCTCATGACGGTGCAGACTTCGGTCCGCGACTTCGGCAGCGCGTTCTACGCCCCCGCCAATCTGGTGATTTCCCCGCTTACCCTGAACGCCCGCGATCTCCCCGGCGGTGCCCCTGAAGGCTTCAAGGACGCCGTCGGCAAATTCGAGTTGTCCGTCACCGCCTCCGAAACCGAGGTGCGCGAAGGCGACCCGGTAAACGTCAACATCATCGTCAGCGGAGCCGGCAATCTCGACACGATGGATCCGCCCCAGCCCATCGACTCCGAGGGCTGGAAACTTTACCCGCCAAGCAGCGTGCAGCTCGGAGAGCGGCGGGCGATCCAGGGCGCGGCATCTTTCCGGCAGTTCATGCGGCCGCTGCGCCCGCAAAATGCCATCCCGCCATTCCGCCTCGTCTATTTCGACCCTGAAACCGAGGAATACGTCCGCCTCCTGAGCAACTCGATCCCGCTCAAGATGCTGCCGTCGACCAATCCGGCACCCGGCCACCGGGCCGTTCCGATGGCGCTGCCGATGCCGGTGGAAGAGATGACCGACATCCTTGGCCTGGTGAACACCGGCGCGAAGCTGCTACCGGCCGGCACGGACGGTCTCATCGCCAAGTGGTGGCAACTGATCCCTGCGGCGATCGCGGTGATCCTTTTCTTCCGGATGCTGCAGCTCCACTGGTTCCCCCGATTCCACAAGGACCCCGATGAAGTCGCACGGATGCGCGAACTCCGCAAACTCGACCGGGCACCGTCCGATGCCCGGGGTTTCTACCGCGCCACCGGCCACTTTGTGGAACGATGGCTGGGTGACCGGGAGGACCCCGTCACCCGGGATATCCTCGCCAAGCGCGACCAAACCTGTTTCACCGAAGAGGTGGAAGGTGAGTCTGTCAGCCGGTCCGAACGCCAGCGCGTCCTGCGCGGGCTGCGCAAGCTGGCGCTGCCGGTTCTGGTGCTGTTGGCCTGCCTGAGCCCGACGCTCCGCGCCGAGGACATGCCCGCCACGGAACCGGCCGACGGCGAACCCGACGCCCTCGCCGCCTACGAACAAGGGAGCTACGGAGAAGCCGCCCGCATCTGGCTCGAAAGCGGACCCTACGACCGGTTGCCCGCCGACACGCTCTACAACATCGGCAACGCGACCTACCGCCTCGGAGTGCCCGGTGAAGCGGCCCTCTACTGGCGCCGCGCGCTGAGCCGCGATGAAACGCACGCGGAAGCGCGCCAGAACCTCCGCTTCTTCGAGCGCAAGTTCGGCTCCATCGCCATCAAGCGACCTGACTACCAATACACGCTGGCGAAGCTGCCTCTGGTCGCCTGGAAGAACTTCGTCTGGGCGGGCGCGTGGATGCTCGGACTCGGCTTGCTCGTGTTTCCGGCCACCCGCTACGGCTCGCGACTCCGGATCGTCGCGATCGCCGCCATGGTCACCTCTCCTTTGCTGACGGGTGCAGGGATTTGCGGGTGGTACTACTACCCCGACGACGCCCGCTTCGCTCCCCTCGCCGAGCAGGCCGTGATCACGGCCGACCGAGCGTCGGTCCGCACCGACGCCGCCCGCAACGCTCCGCTCGTGATCGAGGCACCGGCCGGATCGCTGTGCCGCGTCGTCAGCGAACGCGGCGAATGGAGCTACATCGCTTTCACCAACGACACCCGCGGCTGGCTCCAAACGAGCCGGATCGGAAAACTGATTCCCGAAGGCGATCCGGTCCCGCCGGCAATCCCGGCACCGACCGAGGACGACAAGAGCGCCTGA
- a CDS encoding VWA domain-containing protein, with protein MSFAEPRWLALLLLLPVLTTVAVVVARSRSKRWAAFMAGRLRQRLLRRSSPVPRWIAFGCLIVASALMIIALARPQSNRGTETETLLGRNILIALDLSRSMKVADVKPDRLAQAKATCYELLEALPNDRIGVVGFAGSAYLFAPLTVDHAAVRETISELEIDWIPTGGSNLVEGLELSVETLKATGTRQNALILMTDGEEHEGHIAEVAEDAKAAGIEVITIGFGTTQGDFVPNPEMPDGRYRDRNGREVISRLEPLPLERVAAVTGGRFAIAASGADIPAMVETAVADLDRVQLEGRERTVVVDYYQWFLLPGILFLIASVVAATRWRAAGSPAPVAATAAIALLVFLPDSAHAQSYSDAKRALKEERFEDAAEAFGALAEKHKDTEDGFRFRLAQGTAAYKKGDWATARQAFSDALRSKDREVVRAAHHGMGNTLFEVGWARLSGGPAYPETRKPEESEDEEDENAAFDRLSDALLDMPADEDIDEIELGEFEKMAKERLAEWMQEETEEGAVSRGSELFNELLSDWFDAVKHYDAASGLEDSTHNRELTMTYLRKLREILDQTEENAQQIQAIPTPGEGDPSEGQPQEGEGEEPQDNGQGEGEQGEDEGEKEPGGDGGEEQENEGEGGDEQDDQGDGNDEEDAETGAKPGESPEEAARRVLRENADLQKGALSPGRIEYRRPEKDW; from the coding sequence ATGAGTTTCGCCGAACCCCGCTGGCTTGCCCTGCTGCTTCTGCTGCCCGTGCTGACCACGGTGGCGGTCGTCGTCGCGCGCTCCCGCTCGAAACGCTGGGCTGCCTTCATGGCCGGACGCCTGCGCCAGCGACTCCTCCGTCGCTCGAGCCCGGTGCCGCGCTGGATCGCTTTCGGCTGCCTGATCGTTGCCAGCGCGCTGATGATCATCGCGCTCGCCCGACCGCAGAGCAATCGCGGCACCGAGACGGAGACCCTGCTCGGCCGCAATATTCTGATCGCGCTCGACCTTTCGCGCAGCATGAAGGTGGCCGACGTCAAACCCGACCGCCTCGCACAGGCCAAGGCGACCTGCTACGAGCTGCTTGAAGCGCTTCCGAACGATCGGATCGGAGTGGTGGGCTTCGCGGGATCCGCGTATCTTTTCGCACCCCTGACGGTCGATCACGCCGCAGTCCGGGAAACCATCAGCGAGTTGGAAATCGACTGGATCCCGACGGGTGGCTCGAACCTTGTCGAAGGCCTGGAACTCTCCGTCGAGACCCTGAAGGCGACCGGCACCCGCCAGAACGCGCTGATTCTCATGACCGACGGCGAAGAGCACGAAGGTCACATCGCCGAGGTCGCGGAAGACGCGAAGGCGGCGGGCATCGAAGTGATCACGATCGGCTTCGGAACCACCCAGGGCGATTTCGTTCCAAATCCCGAGATGCCTGACGGGCGCTACCGCGACCGCAATGGCCGGGAGGTCATCAGCCGTCTGGAGCCTTTGCCACTGGAACGGGTCGCGGCAGTGACCGGAGGACGATTTGCCATCGCGGCCTCCGGGGCCGATATTCCGGCCATGGTGGAAACCGCCGTCGCCGATCTGGATCGCGTCCAACTCGAAGGACGCGAACGGACGGTGGTGGTCGATTACTACCAGTGGTTCCTGCTTCCCGGGATCCTGTTTCTCATCGCTTCCGTCGTCGCCGCCACCCGCTGGAGGGCCGCCGGATCTCCGGCACCCGTAGCCGCCACCGCGGCGATCGCACTGCTGGTCTTTCTCCCCGACTCGGCCCATGCCCAGTCCTACTCCGACGCCAAGCGTGCCCTGAAGGAAGAGCGTTTCGAGGATGCGGCCGAAGCCTTCGGAGCCCTCGCCGAGAAGCACAAGGACACCGAAGACGGCTTCCGGTTCCGTCTCGCCCAAGGCACCGCCGCTTACAAGAAGGGCGACTGGGCGACGGCCCGCCAGGCCTTCAGCGATGCCCTCCGCTCGAAGGACCGGGAAGTCGTCCGTGCCGCCCACCACGGCATGGGGAATACCCTGTTCGAAGTCGGCTGGGCTCGCCTTTCGGGTGGTCCGGCATACCCGGAAACGCGGAAGCCGGAGGAGTCGGAGGACGAGGAAGATGAGAACGCCGCCTTTGACCGCCTGTCGGACGCCTTGCTCGACATGCCCGCCGATGAGGACATCGACGAAATCGAGCTTGGGGAGTTCGAGAAGATGGCAAAGGAGCGCCTCGCGGAGTGGATGCAGGAGGAAACCGAGGAAGGCGCCGTCAGCCGTGGCTCGGAACTATTCAACGAACTGCTCAGCGACTGGTTCGATGCGGTGAAGCACTACGACGCCGCCAGCGGGCTGGAGGACTCCACCCACAACCGTGAGCTGACCATGACCTACCTCAGGAAGCTGCGGGAGATCCTGGATCAGACCGAGGAAAACGCGCAGCAGATCCAGGCAATCCCGACGCCCGGCGAAGGTGACCCCAGTGAGGGGCAACCTCAGGAGGGCGAAGGAGAAGAACCACAGGACAATGGCCAGGGCGAGGGCGAGCAAGGAGAGGATGAGGGGGAGAAAGAGCCCGGTGGTGATGGCGGGGAGGAACAGGAAAACGAAGGCGAGGGCGGCGACGAACAGGACGATCAAGGAGATGGCAACGACGAGGAGGACGCCGAGACCGGAGCCAAGCCGGGCGAGAGTCCCGAAGAAGCTGCCCGCCGCGTTCTCCGTGAGAATGCCGACCTCCAGAAAGGCGCGCTCTCGCCGGGGCGCATCGAGTACCGCAGACCCGAAAAAGACTGGTGA
- a CDS encoding VWA domain-containing protein, with the protein MREFIEHFRFAQPQWLLLFVPLVLLLLLRRGRGAEAAVSFSSLSILVSLGATVRRTAFSIGLPLLIISLIPAILGMARPVWRNEYQAKTASGIDIVVALDVSLSMSIDDFRTPDQRPLRRIDAAKSVVRDFIEGRPDDRIGLVIYSGQPYISGPITLDHEWLLNKLSDVRLEILKEQGTAIGSAIAASADKLNARDSKSRIIVLITDGASNSGKLSPIEAAELSKRLGIKIYTVAIGTMEGRVSRGIQRFPRQEFDLPTLRKIAGLTGAEHYWAQNVAELDDTFKTIDRLEKSESEGHTVIDDTELYLWFCGAAVLLALAGASILAFNPPPAP; encoded by the coding sequence ATGAGGGAGTTCATCGAACATTTCCGTTTCGCCCAGCCGCAGTGGCTGTTGCTCTTCGTGCCGCTGGTGCTGCTTCTCCTTCTGCGCCGGGGACGCGGCGCCGAGGCCGCGGTCAGCTTTTCCTCGCTGTCGATCCTCGTCAGCCTCGGCGCGACCGTTCGCCGCACCGCTTTCTCGATCGGCCTGCCGCTGCTTATCATTTCGCTGATCCCTGCAATCCTCGGAATGGCCCGGCCGGTCTGGCGCAACGAATACCAGGCGAAGACCGCGAGCGGGATCGACATCGTGGTCGCGCTCGACGTCTCGCTGTCGATGAGCATCGACGATTTCCGGACGCCCGACCAACGCCCGCTGCGGCGTATCGATGCCGCCAAGTCGGTGGTCCGCGACTTCATCGAAGGGCGCCCGGACGACCGCATCGGTCTGGTGATCTACTCCGGCCAGCCGTACATCTCCGGACCGATCACTCTCGACCACGAGTGGCTGCTGAACAAGCTGTCGGACGTCCGGCTCGAGATTCTCAAGGAGCAGGGAACCGCCATCGGCTCGGCCATCGCGGCATCGGCCGACAAGCTCAACGCCCGCGACTCGAAGAGCCGGATCATCGTGCTCATCACCGACGGCGCCTCGAATTCCGGCAAGCTGTCGCCGATCGAAGCCGCCGAGCTCTCGAAGCGGCTCGGCATCAAGATCTACACCGTCGCCATCGGGACGATGGAAGGCCGGGTGTCGCGAGGCATCCAGCGCTTCCCGCGCCAGGAGTTCGACCTTCCCACGCTACGCAAGATCGCGGGGCTGACCGGTGCCGAGCACTACTGGGCGCAGAACGTTGCCGAACTCGATGACACCTTCAAAACCATCGACCGTCTCGAGAAGTCGGAGAGCGAAGGCCACACCGTGATCGATGACACCGAGCTCTACCTCTGGTTCTGCGGTGCCGCCGTGCTGCTGGCGCTCGCCGGAGCTTCGATTCTCGCCTTCAACCCGCCACCCGCGCCATGA
- a CDS encoding DUF58 domain-containing protein, translated as MNQPSEEEIEEILNRVRKLELKARRLVRESFAGEYQSSFRGQGLDFDDFREYQHGDEIRFIDWNVTARMNTPFIRKFREERELSVILAVDVSGSADFGSVHFSKREAAAEAAAILGFSAIGNGDKVGLLVFANEPIVFVPPAKGSRHLLRMVREILIARPTAPGTSIKGACDFLVQTLSRRAVVFMISDFFDDPLEKPLGKLARKHETLALEVTDPLEEKLPQAGRVVLTDPETGWEVSVNTNNANLRMGYEKLMRRQHEGLARICRKHGIDLARLSTDRDRLRDLHRMLKQRARKRVR; from the coding sequence ATGAACCAGCCGTCCGAAGAAGAGATCGAGGAAATCCTCAACCGGGTCCGCAAGCTCGAGTTGAAGGCGCGCCGACTCGTTCGCGAGTCGTTCGCCGGCGAGTACCAGTCCTCGTTCCGCGGACAGGGTCTCGATTTCGACGACTTCCGCGAGTACCAGCACGGCGACGAAATCCGTTTCATCGACTGGAACGTGACCGCCCGGATGAACACGCCGTTCATCCGCAAGTTCCGCGAGGAGCGGGAACTTTCGGTCATCCTCGCGGTCGATGTGTCGGGCTCGGCCGATTTCGGCAGCGTGCACTTCAGCAAACGCGAGGCAGCGGCGGAAGCGGCGGCGATCCTCGGCTTCAGCGCGATCGGCAATGGCGACAAGGTCGGCCTGCTGGTCTTCGCCAACGAGCCGATCGTGTTCGTGCCGCCTGCCAAGGGCTCCCGTCACCTGCTGCGGATGGTTCGCGAAATCCTGATCGCGCGCCCCACCGCTCCCGGCACCTCGATCAAGGGAGCCTGCGATTTCCTCGTGCAAACGCTGTCACGCCGCGCGGTGGTGTTCATGATTTCCGACTTCTTCGACGATCCGCTCGAGAAGCCGCTCGGGAAGCTTGCCCGCAAGCACGAGACACTCGCGCTGGAGGTGACCGACCCGCTCGAGGAAAAGCTCCCCCAGGCCGGACGCGTGGTCCTCACCGATCCGGAGACCGGCTGGGAGGTCTCGGTGAACACCAACAACGCCAACCTCCGCATGGGCTACGAGAAGCTGATGCGGAGGCAGCATGAGGGCCTCGCCCGCATCTGCCGCAAGCACGGCATCGACCTCGCCCGACTTTCGACCGACCGCGACCGCCTCCGCGATCTTCACCGCATGCTCAAGCAACGAGCCCGCAAACGCGTCCGCTGA
- a CDS encoding MoxR family ATPase, producing MTTEELQDRIAASSAWIHAVKQEMGQVLVGQQDLVDRLIVGLLCNGHILLEGVPGLAKTLAVKALSGSLDASFARFQFTPDLLPADLVGTMVYNPQEATFAPKLGPIFNNLILADEINRAPAKVQSALLEAMQERQVTLGDRTHKLPEPFLVLATQNPIDQEGTYQLPEAQLDRFLLKVSVGYPTKDEELTVLDRMATSAPVYETTTVASPQQVKEARDLVNQIYIDPAVREYVVDLIRATRQPAKVDGGLKHLIRAGASPRGTINLALTARAHAFINGRAFVTPQDVKDMAHDVLRHRILLSYEAEAEDITTDQILDRILSKVPVP from the coding sequence ATGACAACCGAAGAACTCCAGGACCGCATCGCCGCATCGAGTGCGTGGATCCACGCAGTCAAACAAGAGATGGGCCAAGTGCTGGTCGGTCAACAGGACCTCGTGGACCGTCTGATCGTCGGCCTCCTCTGCAACGGCCACATCCTCCTCGAAGGTGTCCCCGGCCTTGCCAAGACCCTCGCCGTCAAGGCCCTCTCGGGCTCGCTCGACGCATCCTTCGCCCGTTTCCAGTTCACGCCCGACCTGCTCCCGGCCGACCTCGTCGGCACCATGGTTTACAACCCGCAGGAAGCGACTTTCGCGCCGAAGCTCGGACCGATTTTCAACAACCTGATCCTCGCTGACGAAATCAACCGTGCGCCGGCCAAGGTCCAGTCCGCGCTGCTTGAGGCGATGCAGGAACGGCAGGTCACCCTCGGCGACCGCACCCACAAGCTGCCCGAGCCGTTCCTCGTGCTCGCCACGCAGAACCCGATCGATCAGGAGGGCACTTACCAACTGCCAGAGGCGCAGCTCGACCGCTTCCTGCTCAAGGTCAGCGTCGGCTACCCGACCAAGGACGAGGAGCTTACCGTCCTCGACCGCATGGCGACCTCGGCCCCCGTCTACGAGACGACCACCGTCGCCAGCCCGCAGCAGGTCAAGGAGGCCCGCGACCTGGTCAACCAGATCTACATCGATCCCGCCGTGCGCGAGTACGTAGTCGACCTGATCCGGGCCACCCGCCAGCCGGCCAAGGTTGACGGCGGCCTGAAGCATCTCATCCGCGCCGGGGCTTCGCCGCGGGGCACGATCAACCTCGCGCTTACCGCCCGCGCCCACGCGTTCATCAACGGCCGGGCGTTCGTCACGCCACAGGACGTCAAGGACATGGCCCACGACGTCCTGCGTCACCGGATCCTCCTCAGCTACGAGGCCGAGGCCGAGGACATCACCACCGACCAAATCCTCGACCGTATCCTGAGCAAGGTGCCGGTGCCCTGA
- a CDS encoding DUF5069 domain-containing protein — translation MTWNDHFLHLFDRCVKRYRNGDKTYTSYYDDEDIELLRAIGYRSREFFDFVEDWCDEGAPSPTDALLVAAVRRDYFNVVLKGEIAQPTITRDNIPTFGDTLDGIPYLPRILAKARGKLLGELDPDLMYGCGGDRKFLRENGDIHPADFLRHVWAAGDDDAAVAKWIKSR, via the coding sequence ATGACCTGGAACGACCACTTCCTGCACCTGTTCGACCGCTGCGTGAAACGCTACCGCAACGGTGACAAGACCTACACAAGCTACTACGACGACGAGGACATCGAGTTGCTCCGTGCGATCGGCTACCGCAGCCGCGAGTTCTTCGATTTTGTCGAGGACTGGTGCGATGAAGGGGCGCCTTCGCCCACCGACGCCCTGCTGGTGGCAGCGGTCCGACGCGACTATTTCAATGTGGTGCTCAAGGGTGAGATCGCCCAGCCGACCATCACCCGGGACAACATCCCGACTTTCGGCGACACCCTCGACGGGATTCCCTACCTCCCCCGGATCCTCGCCAAGGCACGCGGCAAGTTGCTCGGCGAGCTCGATCCCGACCTGATGTACGGCTGCGGGGGCGACCGGAAATTCCTCCGGGAAAACGGCGACATCCACCCCGCGGATTTCCTCCGTCACGTGTGGGCGGCGGGCGACGACGATGCTGCGGTCGCCAAGTGGATCAAGTCGCGCTGA
- a CDS encoding KamA family radical SAM protein: MADDFLDFRSHAPGYWPASAMDQWDDHKWQLKNRISGLTDLEPHLPLTDEERAGVLLAGNKLAMSITPHFFNLIDREDPDCPIRRQVIPRLEEAWTAPEELADPCGEDSHMPVPGLVHRYPDRVLFLVTDRCASYCRYCTRSRVVSGVGDQQLETQWEAAFEYLEKTPQVRDVLLSGGDPLLFSDAKLEKILSRLSAIPHIQFIRIGSRIPIFLPQRITPDLCAMLRKYHPLFISIHTNHPKELTSEVRDALGRLADTGIPLGNQSVLLRGVNDSAEVQRALVHKLLMCRVRPYYLYQCDLIKGSSHLRTSVSEGLEIIENLRGHTTGYAIPQFVIDGPGGGGKIPLNPDYVLSRTDGKTVLRNYEGETFEYPEPTRAPADALTALKDRSACCS; encoded by the coding sequence ATGGCCGACGACTTCCTCGATTTCCGCTCCCACGCCCCGGGGTACTGGCCTGCCAGTGCTATGGATCAGTGGGACGACCACAAGTGGCAGCTGAAGAACCGGATCTCCGGCCTGACCGACCTCGAGCCGCACCTCCCGCTCACCGACGAGGAGCGGGCCGGCGTGCTGCTCGCCGGCAACAAGCTGGCGATGTCGATCACTCCCCACTTCTTCAATCTGATTGACCGCGAGGACCCGGACTGCCCGATCCGGCGGCAAGTGATCCCGCGCCTCGAGGAGGCATGGACCGCTCCGGAGGAGTTGGCCGACCCCTGCGGCGAGGACTCGCACATGCCCGTGCCCGGACTGGTTCACCGCTACCCGGACCGCGTGCTGTTCCTCGTCACGGACCGCTGCGCCTCCTACTGCCGTTATTGCACCCGCTCGCGGGTCGTGTCGGGTGTCGGCGACCAGCAGCTCGAGACCCAATGGGAAGCTGCTTTCGAGTATCTCGAAAAAACTCCCCAGGTCCGCGACGTCCTCCTTTCCGGCGGAGATCCCCTGCTCTTCTCCGACGCGAAGCTGGAGAAGATCCTCTCCCGCCTCAGCGCGATCCCGCACATCCAGTTCATCCGGATCGGCTCGCGCATCCCGATCTTTCTGCCGCAACGGATCACACCCGACCTGTGCGCGATGCTGCGGAAGTATCATCCGTTGTTCATTTCGATCCACACCAACCACCCGAAGGAACTGACCAGCGAGGTGCGTGACGCGCTCGGGCGACTCGCCGACACCGGCATCCCGCTCGGCAACCAGAGCGTCCTGCTGCGCGGCGTGAACGACTCGGCAGAAGTCCAGCGCGCACTCGTGCACAAACTGCTGATGTGCCGCGTGCGGCCCTACTACCTCTACCAGTGCGACCTGATCAAAGGCTCGTCGCACCTCCGCACTTCGGTCTCCGAAGGCCTCGAGATCATCGAGAACCTGCGCGGCCATACCACCGGCTACGCCATTCCCCAGTTCGTCATCGATGGTCCCGGCGGCGGCGGAAAAATCCCGCTGAACCCCGACTACGTGCTGTCTCGTACGGATGGAAAAACCGTCCTGCGGAATTACGAAGGCGAGACCTTCGAATATCCCGAACCCACCCGTGCTCCGGCGGATGCCCTCACCGCATTGAAAGACCGGTCCGCTTGCTGCTCCTGA
- a CDS encoding type II toxin-antitoxin system HipA family toxin, with amino-acid sequence MKLDVHFLGLADQPRIGGLADDARGRIYFEYDSGWLGRGIELSPLHLPLSTGGPVTTSTPGFSPLFGLFDDSMPDWWGQRIMRHHFATMNVPWNEVRPLEKLACQGAFSLGALSYEPDLSPKSFRETISTEVADLVSAARQLLDGEPGEVLPALIRGGLSPGGAQPKALIACDPDFSRVVAGGGPAPEDFSSWLVKFQLDPDDPVGREEHAITRMASAAGIRTPETRLLKTSDGLAHFLTKRFDRQPGQLPLHLHTFAGLTHTPVRDTIDYGDFMSLTRDLTLHEAEVEEAFARAAFNIAIANDDDHSRNHAYLLDPDQGWKLSPAYDLTRTSYPLGSGFRAAGIRGRFSGLGIADLLQLAKDQGIRTPDDRIGRIVETVRRWPEFATAAGLTDAHSGMIAAEMPASRW; translated from the coding sequence ATGAAGCTCGATGTCCACTTTCTCGGCCTTGCCGATCAGCCTCGCATCGGCGGTCTCGCTGACGATGCCCGGGGACGGATCTATTTTGAATACGATTCCGGCTGGCTAGGCCGCGGCATCGAGCTCTCTCCGCTTCACCTGCCGCTGTCCACGGGTGGGCCAGTGACGACTTCCACACCCGGTTTCAGCCCTTTGTTCGGGCTCTTCGATGACTCCATGCCCGACTGGTGGGGGCAACGGATCATGCGGCACCACTTCGCGACCATGAACGTGCCGTGGAACGAGGTTCGTCCCTTGGAGAAACTGGCCTGTCAGGGTGCCTTCAGCTTGGGAGCGCTCAGCTATGAGCCGGACCTGTCACCGAAGTCATTCCGCGAGACGATCTCGACCGAGGTGGCGGACCTCGTGTCGGCGGCGCGCCAGCTTCTTGATGGTGAACCGGGAGAGGTGCTGCCCGCGCTCATCCGCGGCGGCCTCTCACCCGGCGGTGCCCAGCCCAAGGCACTCATCGCGTGCGACCCCGACTTCTCCCGGGTGGTCGCCGGCGGGGGCCCGGCACCGGAAGACTTCAGTTCCTGGCTGGTGAAATTCCAACTCGACCCGGACGATCCTGTCGGCCGCGAAGAACATGCCATCACGCGGATGGCGTCCGCGGCAGGCATCCGGACGCCGGAAACCCGGCTGCTGAAGACTTCCGACGGGCTTGCCCATTTCCTCACCAAACGCTTCGACCGCCAACCCGGTCAACTGCCCCTGCATCTCCACACCTTCGCCGGGCTCACCCACACGCCGGTCCGCGACACGATTGACTACGGCGATTTCATGAGCCTCACGCGGGATCTGACCCTTCACGAGGCCGAGGTCGAAGAGGCGTTTGCCCGCGCCGCCTTCAACATCGCGATCGCCAATGACGACGATCATTCACGGAATCACGCCTATCTTCTCGACCCTGACCAAGGCTGGAAACTCTCGCCGGCCTACGACCTGACCCGGACGTCCTACCCGCTCGGATCCGGCTTCAGAGCCGCAGGGATCCGCGGGAGGTTCTCCGGGCTCGGGATCGCCGATCTTCTGCAACTGGCAAAGGATCAGGGAATCCGGACTCCCGACGACCGGATTGGCCGGATCGTCGAGACCGTGCGCCGCTGGCCGGAGTTCGCCACTGCAGCCGGTCTCACAGACGCGCACTCGGGCATGATCGCCGCCGAAATGCCCGCCAGCCGCTGGTGA
- a CDS encoding helix-turn-helix transcriptional regulator, with translation MDKIPPFQLRNPNYLIRQIGQRIRTHRKARGWTQAELAERSGISLSTLKLLEREGKGSLQRLAKVAVILNLDGELRELFSATPAYASLDEVEATHRIADRSR, from the coding sequence ATGGACAAAATACCACCCTTCCAACTCCGGAATCCCAACTACCTGATTCGCCAGATCGGGCAGCGGATCCGCACCCACCGCAAAGCCCGCGGCTGGACGCAAGCGGAGCTGGCGGAGCGCTCGGGAATCTCGCTCTCGACCCTGAAACTCCTTGAGCGTGAGGGAAAAGGATCGCTGCAACGGTTGGCGAAGGTCGCCGTGATCCTGAATCTGGACGGCGAGCTGCGCGAGCTGTTCTCCGCCACTCCGGCCTACGCGAGTCTCGATGAGGTCGAGGCCACCCATCGGATCGCCGACCGATCCAGATGA